A single window of Strix uralensis isolate ZFMK-TIS-50842 chromosome 28, bStrUra1, whole genome shotgun sequence DNA harbors:
- the LOC141935721 gene encoding zinc metalloproteinase-disintegrin-like ohanin isoform X1 yields the protein MTNILLVSVVLLHFLQQGSMGKKLPGVEQYEIVYPRKLHTVQKRDVETNKETKYDDTMEYGIKANGEEVILHLQKNKHLLARDYTETVYSDDGRQITTSPQIKDHCYYEGYIQNDVDSTASISACKGLSGYFETRGQKYLIEPLGASDRDEHAVYKYEKLQQKSIKTCGLINNTWEEDSNDPINDIFKSSNSPEMKAYLKAKKYLEVYIVADNTLYKKYEEDVKTVRQRIFGIVNYINKVYKAINIYVALVGLEIWTDGDKCLLSSAAGFTLDSFSKWRLSDLSKRKRNDNAQLITGYDFQGTTIGLAFLKSICSDTYSAGIIQDHNRNEIAVAATMAHEMGHNLGMSHDTEACTCNAEVCIMTDTVSSIVPKKFSSCSLQSFEKYMLSDMPKCLTNIPDISSIIAPPSCGNGFVEKGEECDCGTPEECTNDCCDPETCKLTEGSTCAHGECCENCQYKKSGAICRAVKHDCDLAEMCTGFSANCPADRFRVNGYPCNYGEGYCYMGSCPTRENQCKAAFGPQATEGPASCYRMNEKGVYYGYCRTEKGSHVPCKKKDIMCGKLFCTGGKEMPREGSLVTFESCKASFPRNGGADPGMILNGTKCGNGMVCSNGECVYAEDVFRSTNCSAKCTGHAVCDHELQCQCEEGWAPPTCDSSSALTSFAIVASVLVVLAVTTTAAVLLIRFQVFKKSLQTRRGPGATNQVFVDQEQRHREHPVLVAPAQKMNDKKLLLPVPPLQENKPQFQSPVIRPKGPPPPVPSIKPVSSHREEIFAPERKPAHFPVPKGKPPPPPKALKPPVNPRV from the exons GCATCTATTAGCTAGAGACTACACTGAAACAGTGTATTCTGATGACGGTCGACAAATAACAACAAGTCCTCAAATCAAG GATCACTGTTATTATGAAGGTTACATTCAGAATGATGTTGATTCCACAGCAAGCATCAGTGCTTGCAAAGGTCTAAG TGGCTATTTTGAGACCCGTGGTCAGAAGTACCTCATTGAACCTTTGGGAGCTTCAGACAGAGACGAACATGCCGTCTATAAGTATGAGAAACTCCAACAGAAGTCCATAAAAACCTGTGGTCTAATCAACAATACCTGGGAAGAGGATTCAAATGACCCCATCAATGACATCTTCAAATCCAGCAACAGTCCCGAA ATGAAAGCCTACCTGAAAGCAAAAAAGTATCTGGAAGTTTACATAGTTGCAGACAATACTTTG TATAAGAAGTATGAGGAAGATGTTAAAACTGTAAGACAAAGGATATTTGGAATAGTCAATTACATCAACAAG gtttATAAGGCCATAAATATCTACGTGGCTTTAGTTGGCCTAGAAATCTGGACAGATGGGGATAAATGCCTCCTGAGTAGTGCTGCAGGGTTCACTCTGGACAGTTTCTCAAAGTGGCGTCTATCAGATTtatcaaagaggaaaagaaacgACAATGCTCAGCTAATCAC AGGCTACGACTTTCAGGGGACAACGATTGGATTAGCCTTCCTAAAATCCATATGCAGTGATACATATTCTGCAGGTATTATTCAg GACCataacagaaatgaaattgcAGTTGCAGCCACCATGGCACATGAGATGGGACACAACCTTGGCATGAGTCATGACACCGAAGCCTGCACGTGTAACGCTGAAGTCTGTATCATGACAGATACTGTCAG TTCTATCGTCCCCAAAAAATTCAGCTCTTGCAGCCTCCAGAGTTTTGAGAAATACATGTTGAGTGACATGCCAAAATGCTTAACAAACATCCCAGATATAAGCAGCATCATTGCACCTCCATCCTGTGGAAACGGCTTtgtggaaaaaggagaggaatgCGACTGTGGTACTCCTGAG GAGTGCACCAACGACTGCTGCGACCCCGAGACCTGCAAACTGACAGAGGGTTCCACCTGTGCCCACGGAGAGTGCTGTGAAAACTGCCAA TATAAAAAATCAGGAGCTATTTGCCGAGCAGTTAAGCATGACTGTGACCTGGCCGAGATGTGCACCGGCTTTTCTGCGAATTGTCCAGCGGATCGATTCCGGGTGAACGGATATCCCTGCAACTACGGGGAAGGCTACTGCTACATGGGAAGCTGTCCCACCCGAGAAAACCAGTGCAAAGCTGCTTTTGGACCAC aggCTACTGAAGGTCCAGCTTCCTGTTACCGGATGAACGAGAAAGGGGTATATTATGGATactgcagaacagaaaaaggTAGTCACGTCCCGTGTAAAAAAAA AGATATCATGTGCGGGAAGTTGTTCTGTACTGGGGGGAAGGAGATGCCTCGGGAGGGGAGCCTGGTGACTTTTGAGTCCTGCAAAGCGAGTTTTCCTAGAAATGGAGGAGCAGACCCAGGGATGATTCTCAATGGAACCAAGTGCGGGAATGGGATG GTGTGCAGCAATGGAGAATGTGTCTATGCTGAAGATGTCTTTAGATCAACCAACTGCTCTGCCAAGTGTACTGGACATGCT GTGTGCGACCACGAGTTGCAGTGCCAGTGTGAAGAAGGCTGGGCACCACCGACCTGTGACAGCTCCTCAGCACTTACCA GCTTCGCTATTGTTGCCAGTGTGCTGGTTGTCCTCGCTGTCACCACAACTGCAGCAGTGTTGCTTATTCGCTTCCAAGTATTCAAGAAGAG CCTCCAGACCAGAAGGGGACCTGGAGCCACAAACCAAGTCTTTGTGGATCAAGAACAAAGACACAGAGAACACCCTGTCCTGGTGGCACCTGCCCAGAAG ATGAATGATAAGAAACTTCTCCTTCCTGTACCTCCGCTGCAAGAGAACAAACCACAGTTTCAAAGC CCTGTCATAAGGCCAAAAGGTCCCCCACCGCCTGTTCCTTCTATCAAACCAGTCTCTTCCCACAGAGAAGAGATTTTT GCACCAGAGAGAAAACCTGCTCATttcccagttcccaaaggcaaACCTCCACCTCCACCAAAG GCTTTAAAACCTCCAGTTAATCCCAGAGTATGA